A window of Corallococcus silvisoli contains these coding sequences:
- the mglB gene encoding gliding-motility regulator GTPase-activating protein MglB, translated as MGTQLVMYEEEFTKINAVCDRLTKDANAKVVFLVDKNGQLISSAGQTQNIDTTSLASLTAGNVAAMGGLAKLIGENEFPNQFHEGAKDSLYMTIVGSRVVLVVIFDNRTSLGLVRLRIKKASDELTKIFESLVKKTDSPGAGSPFAEISDDDIDNLFSE; from the coding sequence ATGGGCACGCAACTGGTGATGTACGAAGAGGAGTTCACCAAGATCAACGCCGTTTGCGACCGGCTCACCAAGGACGCGAACGCGAAGGTGGTCTTCCTCGTCGACAAGAACGGCCAGCTCATCTCCTCGGCCGGCCAGACGCAGAACATCGACACCACGTCGCTCGCGTCGCTGACGGCGGGCAACGTGGCCGCCATGGGCGGACTGGCGAAGCTCATCGGGGAGAATGAGTTCCCCAACCAGTTCCATGAAGGGGCGAAGGACAGCCTCTACATGACCATCGTGGGCAGCCGGGTGGTGCTGGTCGTCATCTTCGACAACCGCACGAGCCTGGGTCTGGTGCGCCTGCGCATCAAGAAGGCCAGCGACGAGCTGACGAAGATCTTCGAAAGCCTCGTGAAGAAGACCGACAGCCCCGGAGCCGGTTCGCCGTTCGCCGAGATCTCCGACGACGATATCGACAACCTCTTCAGCGAGTAA
- the mglA gene encoding gliding-motility regulator Ras-like GTPase MglA, producing MSFINYSSREINCKIVYYGPGLCGKTTNLQYIYNKTAADTKGKLISLSTETDRTLFFDFLPLSLGEIRGFKTRFHLYTVPGQVFYDASRKLILKGVDGVVFVADSQIERMEANMESLENLRINLAEQGYDLNKIPYVVQYNKRDLPNAVTVEEMRKALNPRNIPEYQAVAPTGVGVFDTLKAVAKLVLTELRKGG from the coding sequence ATGTCCTTCATCAATTACTCATCCCGCGAAATCAACTGCAAGATTGTCTATTACGGGCCGGGACTCTGCGGGAAGACGACCAACCTTCAGTACATCTACAACAAGACCGCGGCGGACACGAAGGGCAAGCTCATCTCCCTCTCCACGGAGACGGACCGCACGCTCTTCTTCGACTTCCTGCCGCTGTCGCTGGGTGAGATCCGCGGCTTCAAGACGCGCTTCCACCTCTACACGGTGCCCGGCCAGGTGTTCTACGACGCCAGCCGCAAGCTCATCCTCAAGGGCGTGGACGGCGTGGTGTTCGTCGCCGACAGCCAGATCGAGCGCATGGAGGCCAACATGGAATCGTTGGAGAACCTGCGCATCAACCTGGCCGAGCAGGGCTACGACCTGAACAAGATTCCGTACGTCGTGCAGTACAACAAGCGCGACCTGCCCAACGCGGTGACCGTGGAGGAGATGCGCAAGGCGCTCAATCCGCGGAACATCCCGGAGTACCAGGCCGTGGCGCCCACGGGCGTGGGCGTGTTCGACACGCTCAAGGCCGTGGCGAAGCTGGTCCTCACCGAGCTGCGCAAGGGCGGTTGA